aataaaataacatgaattcagtttaaatcatggcaacaacaacataattaCTGGCCTCCATTCTGCTTTCTACTGTTTGTTAACCCTGTTTTCCGACATGTTTGTGATAACAAATAtgacacacaagaaaaaaaatgtcatctacTGGCAATGGGAAAGAGGTCAGTCATCTATTTTCAGTGGGTtcacacaaatttaaaaaaccTGCATACTAACAGCTGAAAGCAAAGCTAGGAGAGTGGTGAGAACCTAAACAGTAAAATTGAAGTTTCCTTGGCAATGAGCTGAAACGGACTATAAAACTCCATAAATACATCTATTTTTAAGCAATATTTtggaaaagcaaaaacagtgcTTTGCACAAAAAGTGAAGCAACATTTTTAAGCTAAATTCCAAATGTATAAGGATTTGTTTTTTGAATTCAGGATTGATTCAACTGTCTTTTAAATTCTTTCCCCCCTCCACCATCACTTAGAAGATGAGCAAACATTTTGCAATAAATCCCTACTTTCTGTTCTGTACTGTTTTGTGCCGTTTTGTTGTTGGGATGACTGAGAGTCGTGGTGTTCTCCACCGTCAGCTGACCGAGCTGCTGTTCGCTGGTTTACCCTCAGGGAATCGTCACTGACAGACTGGATCACACTACAGACATTCCTGGTTTTCCACCAGTGATGACAGATCAATAAGCTCgacctcctcccccctccctcccctgtcTTTGTCTCACCCTCAGCCTCACACCTCCAGAGGGCTTCATCAATACCTCGACTGATGGATGCTAAATGTGTGAAAGCTAGAAATAAGAAAGGTGTTGCTTCGAACAAACACAAGAATGAAGATGTAGCTGCTATTTTTATGAACCTAACTGTGATTGGAGTTGTAAAATACCGTGGTCAGTCTGGTTGGTGAACGGCCTCGCTCTGATTCTCGCTGTATTATCTTGAGGTACAGTGAGGTTATTGTGAAGAGATCAGAGCTCCTGGTTAATCACTGTCCACACTGTAATAAAGCACAGCGTTATATGTGCTTCCTCTCAGCTGAGTGAATTAGAGTCTTATGATTCTCTCACTAAATATACCACGTTGAGCCAGGAGGCAAACAGACTACGGCAGACTACAACTCATTCACTAGATGTATGTGCTTGAGCATGTTGGCGTGGAGTGGAAATCATGAATTATCTGACCATGTTTACTTGCAagcttcttcttcctcttgactGTCTTTGCTGGTTCACGATCTCTtgctaactgagtgatagtcagcagcttaaactgcttgaatcaggcccagcaagttaAAGAGTAAAGCCGAACTGTAGATCAGctaaaaagacttagaagtcattaaaaaccagcgttcatctctgatatccagccaggaaacttttaaaatatcaagaattctgaatggagtttggtgtgtttgttacagcaacagcacttcctgctccagaagctggggctcatgggtaatatacaccattCAGAAGTCTGAACTCCAATCAAATGATTCataggctgtgttttctgtacatgaaaaccactttaCCACTCATACTCCCAGCCCAACAGAAGTAATTACCACTTGTAGTGGCAGAGGGTGCTGTTGCTCAACAAAGTTccattgtgttgctttaagaATGTCACTCACAAAAGATGGATTTCcgttttaattttttttaactcttacagcagaaacatttcTAGGTTTTTACTGCGAATAATAGAAAGTGAAGTCTTTTCCTTAAACTGCATTATCACAGCGTCCATGTTGTTCACTGTCTCTTCTGCTTTCTCATgctcagacagacaaacacacccTCTCTTTCCCACCCCCACTtagctctctctcctcctctctctctctctctcacacacactcagttacTATTTTCCCAGAAAGTCATGTTCTGGTCAGGACGACCCTGTGATCCCCTCCCTCATaattcagcagacacacaccatcCCCTCTCTATCACCGAGTATGTTTTCTGTACGTCGGCTCGTTTAACTTGTGACGTCTCAAactatttcctcttttctttcattattcatGTCACTTGgtatttttcacacacacatcctgaaTGCCCGTGGAAGCAGAAACTCaagtttctttgtgtgtgttaacatgcgTCCCTGTCTGTTTTCCACAGGTTTATAGCGGTCATCACTATGACTGATGGGGATTATGACTACCTTATAAAGCTCCTTGCCCTGGGGGACTCCGGCGTGGGGAAAACCACCTTCCTGTACCGATACACAGACAACAAGTTCAACCCCAAGTTCATCACCACAGTCGGCATCGACTTCAGGGAAAAGAGAGTGGtgagatctctctctctctttttatttttggggtttttatttattgtttattttttcctgatGCAGCAAATTCTACATCCTCACCTTACACGCAGGTGATGCAGGCTCTGTTGCCATAGTTACCGTGGCATTTGCCCAGGCATTTTCTTTGGGCTTTATCTTTCAGAGAACAAACGGTGGGTCAGGTTAGGTCTggatttgctgctgctgtactcCCACAACAGCATGTCGAGCTGAGTCACAGTCGGGGAGATTGAACCGGGGTCACATCCACCAATAACCCGGGATAAATAATCTGTGAAAAGATGGTTCAGGTTAACTCCTTAGTGTCTGTGGtattattaaatgaaaaaaggaaatctgCATGTATATTTCTTTTAACCAAGTTCTTTCTCTTCTAATCCACTTTGCTAACTTGTGGTGGTTCTGTGGCTCCTTCCACTAAGTCTTCCCTTCATTTGCGATGTTGCCGTAGATGATGCTGGGTCAGAGCaatggttcccaaccttttttcCAACCTTTGGTTTGTGGTCCATAAAACACAAAGTACTTGACAAGTACTCAGTCACAGGTTTTGGCTGTAATGGAAGCAAAAGTTGTGAGCAGTTCACccagagtgtgttttttctttgttttttatttcatcagtttCTCTAATGGCTACTAGATGCCAGCCTGGTTCTAGACCTCTGACTTAATAGCTAAGATTTGCTCAGTAAATGTGTCTGGTGTTTTGCTCAGATAGGGTCAATCAGGTCTTAGTAGGTTGGATTAAAGGTGTAAATttttagctacatagctaatgttagcattaacagctgtttacttaccagtctagaagaaacattgtgagtttggcatcaaacttcattcctttacccGCCAAGCGCTGTCTCCATAgtgtgttttgcttctatttctgtcacttaagttaccatgctaaccagctagcacAGTCTTGTTATACCACATTGTAATAGTGAGTCACCGTAGCGTCCAGTCTGTCCAACATGAGtggatgaagaagtagcgctgcccagaggacgtattctaacgtcttgtcttgtaaacgcaACTACGGCTGATGCTCttgttaagtaaacagctgttgatgctaaacAGCAGTGGATATATGGATTTTAGCAggttttgattgatttttttccagtttaaacCTTGTCAGTTTTGGAAAAACATTCACTCTTGTTGCTGGAATCCAGGCGTCCACGAGTGAGACGCACTTATCTGAATCAGGGAGTGGGCGAGGCCCGGTTCGGTCAGCAGTTCGGTCGCCTTGGTGCTTGCGCTGCCTTCACATGTCTGAAATACTGACAACGCTGCTTTAACAGCTCTGGATGACTCATAGGATTGATTATCATTCCTCAACTCCTCTgcgtctttgtgtgtgtgtgtgtgtgtgtgtgtgtgtgtgtgtgtgtgtgtgttaaggtcACACCAAGTTTTGAGCTATTTTATCTAGAATCAGGTGGAAGCAGACAAACTTGTGATCACAGCTGTAGTTCAGAGTAGTCAGGAAATTAACCTGGTCTCAAAGAGTTCTTCTTGATCCACTGTAGCTTGGACTGGACCTGAGTTGTGCATtgctaaatgtaaatgaaaccaTACAGCCCAGTTTTCTTTCAGACTTGAGTTTTGTTAGCTCAAGcagaaaaaatagataaatcTTGCTCAAAAACTAATGCCAATGACTTATGACAAGATCATTTATCTTgcaaaaaaacccaacaacaaaaaacaaaaacaatcctCAAAATGTTAAGATTTAATCATCCTTAAATAAGTTATTACAACTTAAATTTGAACTTTAATTGGGCATTAATTTGAATActgttgacaaaaaaacaaaaaaatcaagtaGCCAGTGAGAATCTTTAGTTTTGTTCACTCATTTTTTGATAAGATACTTTGTGATTTTAACACTATTGTAAACTATGTATTGGGGCTAAGTTACTTATGCATATGGGGACTTAAATTTATTTAGGTTAATGAAAACTTAAGAACTGCTTTTCTGGAAAATTGTGAGTATATTCATCAAAGTAATTGAAAGATTAGAAAATTGTGCAGTTGTGGCATTTGTGAAAAAACCCAGCATCGTGTTCCAGCAATAATAATACTATAGCTCTCACTATATGAACATGCGTCATCATTTTCCACCTGATTTAAAAGTTGATTATCACCTAGAAAACTGAACCAAAAATACTGACTGCTTTGACCATGATCACACAGCCTTAAAAGAGTGTCAGAGAAAGTGACAGTGTCTCATCTGGGAGAATCAGAGGTGTGAATGAGCCCGAGgcttcctgcagagacacaagcACAACCAGCTGCAGCACACAAGGGTTCATCATTATGAAGCAGGGATCGCTGTCCAGATCACTGTTAGTCAGACCAGCTGACAAATTCACAACAATTAAAACGGTGGAGATGTGAAAAATGGACAcggcagaaacaaaacaagtggTGATAGAATGAAATATGAGCCTTGAAGTTGAATAATAGATCcatgaatatgaatgtgtgtttgcacctAAAACTTGAAGTTCATCAATCCATATTTGCAAAATACATAGTCCCAGAGGCCTGTTGACGTAGGGAGTGCTCGCAGGGCTGCTGGAGTAAACAACTATAActgctaagctaactgctaacatgctagccaGCTAGGCTAGTGCTTATCAGTCACGATAACTCTCTTGAGCTTCTTCTGGTCGTTTGGTCGTGTACATTATTTCATTCCATTAACAGTCACTGAAGGGGGGGAAAAATTGCTAGTGGGATATGACCCATTACAAGTCCACACTGTTTACTCAAAAGATTTATTTGAAACATAAACTCCTGCATCATGACTCGTCTAAAAACAGTTCCTCTTTTGTGGAGTAGTGAGTAGTGACTGGCGCAAGACAGTTAATAAGCTAAAATAGCTTCCTCTATTTTGGACTCAACGGCGCAAATTTGTAGATTTATATGCAAAGAGGGTTGTTTTCCTTTTGgcctttcatttcatttgtctttCAGAGTCAGATTaccacatgtttattatgtctcttaaataaaaactggtgttgtttctttctctaCAGGTGTACACAGCGTCCAACCCAAATGGGACGACCACAGGGAAAACCTTCAAGGTTCACCTTCAGCTCTGGGACACAGCTGGACAGGAGAGGTGGGCTGCATCTTCAGAAAGAAACCAATCAGGATAATGGCTTATCTTTGTATTAGTCTAGCTTGTCATGCTTTGTCACTTGTGATATCTTGAATTGCTGTTTGGCCTGTTGTTTTCAAGCAGCAGCCAGCACAGCTGACAGTTGACTTTAAAGCTCAGATGTAttcagctgcagttcctctaatggCCACTAGATGCTAGCCCAgtttcttccactgaagttagcatgctaaacgCTTAGCCCAGCCCGTCACGTTTCGTAATACTACTTTGTGATAGTGACTCAATGTAGCGTCAGTCTGCCATTAGTCCAACATGACAGGATGAACAAGTTGCACAgcccattattattattattattattattattattattattattaataataatcttAATGTTGGCTATATAGCAATAGCAAGAACTTGCACATGGTACCTTTAAGTCTCGCTAATTATACCTACAATTTAATACTGTTGTATTCATTTAGACCTGCAATTAGACACATGTCCCATAGGTGTCCAGTTATAGTGTCCTGTTGCtatcaaacaaaacaatcagaaTTAAGTAATCTTGTGGGCTTGGTGTAAAACAAATATCTTTCCTTCCtaagaaattaaaattatttgcAAATATACAATGAGCAAACGATCAGGATAAAGcagacatgaacacaatatCAGGCTGATTGAATGAAATGGAGCTAAATGGCAGTCCATTCTGGTAATGGTATAACTACAACAGATGATGCCCCaagaaaacttttcttttctttgaaattggaaatttattttttcttgaaactCTGGGAaagatattttattcatttcaatcTCACATTTTCAAAACTGCCTTGAGAAGCCAATGTAAAATTTCAGATATGAGAAATCAGATTGTACAACAATGAAACTCACTTGTGAAATTGATCATGTATAATCACACTTAATGGTTTGAAGCAGAAACAACAGATCACTATCCACATttgcatgtgctgtatgtgtgtgtccatatgtgtgtctgtagtaTGTGTCaatcatgtatgtgtgtggtctTTAATTGCAAGCTGCCTTTTATCTGTTGAATCAGTTTATAAAGGCCTGGTGACTCACTGCAGGGTGACTCAGCGTTAGTTAcataattttaatttcatttattcagctcAGTGTAACGGAAGAGATTCCCGTTTTTATAAACTGATCTTCATGATCGTTTAATCAAGCAACTAAAGGCATTATTCCACCTGTGTGATCAGTCCATCAGAGTGTTTGCTGTGGAAACACCCCTGATAATCTGCTGCTTTATCCTGATTGTTTGCTTATTGTATATTTGCAAATAAAACTTGATGAGTAATGTTTACACACAGCTGTGATCCATGCTCGGTCACACCCAGAAACCCAGTATACTACAGAGTAACTGAGGAAGTCTTATTACTGACTGGTGTtgatacaaacagcagcacacagcaaaTACTTTTTGTACATTACAACAGTGAGATTAGAGTGAGATGAGAGAATCTACAGCTTCAGACACTTGAGCTCAGACTGTTGGTGCTTAACCCAGCCTTTAAAGTGTACAGTATAGTGcagtatatatagtatgtattattcctttttactttttgtgtgcatgtttcaggTTCCGCAGCCTGACGACGGCCTTCTTCAGAGACGCCATGGGGTTCCTGCTGATGTTTGATCTCACCAGCCAGCAGAGCTTCCTCAATGTCAGAAACTGGATGAGTATGTTGTTAACCTCtgatttttacatattttaaacttGTTGTAGACCTGCTGAGGGTTATATGAAGGGTTATATGAAGAAAGcataagataaaataacaagTGAAACTATCTTAAGAGTTTTTACCTGAGATTGTTGGTATTATATTTGCACATctcatttgtttcctgtttatttgtgttcatttccaGGCCAGCTACAGGCCAATGCCTACTGTGAGAACCCAGATATCGTGTTGGTAGGAAACAAGGCGGACCTGGCCGACCAGCGGGAGGTTCAGGAAAAACAGGCCAAAGAGCTGGCCGATAAATACGggtatgtttatttgtttattttgtttttggtgtttcaTAAGGAGCAGACAATTAGAGGTAACACAACCTGTGCAGCACTTGTGTCTCAACAGTTTCTCTACAAATTATTTCCTGTTAGACCAGGCAAAAGTCATTTCCTGGTGCAATTCAAGCCACCCAAGACCACAGTCTGACATTGCCTAGCAACTCTGTTCCAGGAAGTAATAAACTGTCTTAAACTCTGGGGAACTTAAAAATGTTCAGGCATGTACACTGTCAGTTAAGTGTTATGTCTACAGATTACATGCATTTAAATTcagcttcagttttatttccacattcaggatgacacacagataaaaatgtgataAGATAGGAAAAATCACTTTAACCCTTTTTTTGTTAATAAGTTGAGTCAATAAAATtctctttgagtccaagtgaatgtttgtgccagatgtaatgaaattacATTCCTCACGTTCTTGTAAATGCAATATATCAGGAACACCTGGAGCTGTTTACTTTTCCACCCCCATGTTTTTTCTACCTTATGATAATGGCTGCACTTCACAATACTTATATATCAAATGAATTaatgatataaaaacataattggTTCTCTACCTGTATGAAGTTTAAAGTTTCCAAATGATTTAATGGAAAAGGGAATCAATTAAAAAACAGTTGAGCTTATTTGGAAAAAGGTCACGACACAGCaccttttaaatatatatatatatatatatcttttgtTCTTGACACTCACAGGATTCCGTACTTTGAGACGAGTGCAGCGACAGGAGCGGAGGTGGACAAGGCAGTGATAACGCTGTTGGACCTGGTCATGAAGAGGATGGAGCAGTGCGTCGACAAACCGCCCGCTGAGCCCGCCAACGGGAACGGGGCCACAAAGCTCGGTGATGCGCAGCCCAACGAGAAGAAATGTGCATGTTAGATCGAGTCTGCGATTCAGGAAATGACCAGTCAACGTCCATCCTTTCTACTCGTcacatccctccatctttttaCTTTCCTCCTCCGGTCATCTTTGATTGCATGTTACTTTGTCTTCTCTTCATTCCTTTCTCTCTAAAACTAACCTTtaaccatcctctcctctttctcaaTGAAACAACTCTGCCCCCCTCTAGTGGATAGTCCAGATACTGCAGTCTCAGCCTGTCTGCCTTTGAGCCCTGTTTAGGAGGAAGttaaaacagtttcatcacTGTCAGACACATAATGTGCCTCGTTTAAAACATGCAGCCTGGGAATTAAGCTCCGCACGCTCCCACTTTCTCTCATAGCATGTGGTTTGAATGATTTTAATGGctttaaacagtcaaaaaaagatgtttaaGTTCATCGCTTTGTAACAGGGGGAAGATTTTGCTTCCTGTTTAGGCTGCCACTGGTTGACAGCCTAATCTGGGCCATAAAGAGTTTAACATCAGGCTGTATATTTGTATAAATCCCTGAAGCTTTTCCTCCTGGACCAGGCTGAACATCTGTGTGAccagtgtgtttttatcctTATTTATTCCCTGTttcacactgtctgtgctgTACCTGTATTTGCcagaaatgatcatttttaacagcagttttgtgtggTTTGATAATGCTAGAAA
This is a stretch of genomic DNA from Lates calcarifer isolate ASB-BC8 unplaced genomic scaffold, TLL_Latcal_v3 _unitig_1568_quiver_1073, whole genome shotgun sequence. It encodes these proteins:
- the LOC108889464 gene encoding ras-related protein Rab-27B; this encodes MTDGDYDYLIKLLALGDSGVGKTTFLYRYTDNKFNPKFITTVGIDFREKRVVYTASNPNGTTTGKTFKVHLQLWDTAGQERFRSLTTAFFRDAMGFLLMFDLTSQQSFLNVRNWMSQLQANAYCENPDIVLVGNKADLADQREVQEKQAKELADKYGIPYFETSAATGAEVDKAVITLLDLVMKRMEQCVDKPPAEPANGNGATKLGDAQPNEKKCAC